One window of Mucilaginibacter inviolabilis genomic DNA carries:
- a CDS encoding RagB/SusD family nutrient uptake outer membrane protein — protein MKYLFITIIILATMASSGCKKDFLDRAPLDSYTNTVLWKSSGDVLAALNGCYSKWGGGNNGYYGIFADNNSDNTFDQFPWENWLALSAGIATPTNPGYTKWNYSCIQTCNWFLDNVGAATMDATLKARTIAEARFLRAYEYFTLSQLYGSVPLVEHNLTPDAANKVTQSSKTDVVKYILNELTAIAPDLPVSYSGSDIGRITRGAAIALKARIELFNQMYPQCIADCQQLMTAPFTYSIYPSYVNLFRQPFADNQEVILDVQFKASDNNFGWARNMTINSLGGYNSIAPTQNLVDAYETTNGKTIDDPASGYNPAQPYQNRDPRLTATVFYPGAQYSSKLPYGFYYDPISSSPKTLDHWGDNNCSPSAYGLRKYTPFIADFPNLDQVGMDVILIRYAEIKLMDAEAKIESNKIDASVYDDINAVRQRPDVNLPAVDQSRYNDQNSLRTLLRRERRVELAVEGLRWFDIQRWQIGQQVMNGQVTGSLLGTVNQTTGALTLTPGTTIKVGAARVFDPAKNYLWPIPQTEIDLNKSLKQNPGY, from the coding sequence TCGGGCTGTAAAAAGGATTTCCTTGACAGGGCTCCTTTAGATTCTTATACCAATACCGTATTATGGAAATCATCTGGCGACGTGCTCGCGGCGCTCAATGGCTGCTACTCCAAATGGGGGGGCGGCAATAACGGCTATTACGGAATTTTTGCTGATAATAATTCCGATAACACCTTTGACCAGTTTCCCTGGGAAAACTGGCTGGCCCTGTCCGCAGGTATCGCTACGCCAACCAATCCGGGCTATACAAAATGGAACTATAGCTGTATACAAACCTGTAACTGGTTTTTAGATAATGTAGGCGCTGCCACTATGGATGCAACACTTAAAGCCCGTACCATTGCCGAAGCTCGTTTTTTACGGGCCTATGAGTATTTTACGTTGAGCCAGTTATACGGATCTGTTCCGCTGGTTGAGCATAATTTAACACCGGATGCGGCTAACAAAGTAACTCAATCATCAAAAACCGATGTGGTTAAGTATATATTAAACGAGCTTACCGCTATTGCTCCGGATTTGCCGGTTAGTTATTCCGGTTCAGACATCGGGCGTATTACCCGCGGCGCCGCTATAGCTTTAAAAGCCAGGATAGAATTGTTTAACCAAATGTACCCGCAATGTATAGCCGATTGTCAGCAACTAATGACCGCGCCGTTTACTTACAGCATCTACCCTAGTTATGTTAACCTTTTCCGTCAGCCTTTTGCCGACAATCAGGAAGTAATACTGGATGTTCAGTTTAAAGCAAGCGATAATAATTTTGGCTGGGCCAGAAATATGACCATCAATTCATTAGGCGGTTATAACTCCATTGCTCCTACACAAAACCTGGTAGATGCTTATGAAACAACCAATGGTAAAACTATTGATGATCCGGCATCGGGATACAATCCTGCCCAGCCCTATCAAAACAGAGATCCCCGGCTTACCGCAACTGTATTTTATCCTGGCGCACAGTACAGCAGCAAACTGCCTTATGGTTTTTATTATGACCCGATTTCATCCAGCCCCAAAACCCTGGATCATTGGGGCGATAACAACTGCAGTCCTTCGGCTTATGGCTTACGTAAGTACACTCCTTTTATTGCCGACTTCCCGAACCTGGACCAGGTAGGTATGGATGTTATTTTGATACGCTATGCCGAAATAAAGCTGATGGATGCAGAAGCCAAAATTGAAAGTAACAAAATAGATGCTTCGGTATATGATGACATCAATGCTGTACGGCAGCGACCAGATGTAAACCTGCCCGCTGTAGATCAGTCCAGGTACAACGACCAGAACAGTCTCCGCACATTACTGCGCAGGGAAAGAAGGGTTGAACTGGCTGTTGAAGGTCTTCGCTGGTTTGATATACAACGCTGGCAGATTGGCCAGCAGGTAATGAACGGGCAGGTAACAGGCAGTTTACTGGGCACTGTGAACCAAACAACCGGCGCACTTACCCTAACACCTGGAACAACCATAAAAGTAGGAGCCGCACGCGTATTTGACCCGGCAAAAAACTACCTGTGGCCAATCCCGCAGACAGAGATAGATTTAAACAAAAGCCTGAAGCAGAATCCTGGCTATTAA
- a CDS encoding solute:sodium symporter family transporter, translating to MNWLILTSFLFFTGIVGLVSWYKSRKSKLNTLNGLFLADRSLSFLLVGGGLLFTNINTATIIGENELTYTHNMSVMAWGMTSVLAMLLVSEFLMPMYLKLGIATTPDYLIARYSPGIGKLVSFIFLISYIINLLPSVLYSGAVAFNGLFHFSEIWHTDYWTTIWILIWVMGTVGCLYSLLGGLKAISISDTLLGLGIFAGGLLLPFFGLRYLGQGSIMQGLHILLHTHQEHLNSIGSKSDPIPFATLFTGMLLVNLYYWGTEQYIVQQVLASKDLKSCQKGIAVACLGKLISPLLLNVPGLIAVHIFTHLDNSAEVFPKLDSLVSPPFIAGYIAAIIFGAALTTFNAGLNSSSTLFVLNIYKPWMEKRSRQTTEKSMISIAKRFEIIICLTAMFIAPFIIFVKNGFYTYVQIVNGFFNVPIFTIMFMGFVTKRVPAIAAKIGLLFFIVAYGLTQLVFDMHIHFLHILAILFVITCGLMLVIGKLYPMPVPYRQKLNNVVDMKPWENRHIYSGILLLLMVLMFILFSPFVLAK from the coding sequence GTGAATTGGCTTATTTTAACCAGCTTTCTTTTTTTTACCGGCATCGTGGGGCTGGTGTCCTGGTATAAATCAAGAAAAAGTAAGCTCAATACACTAAACGGTTTATTCTTGGCCGATCGTAGCTTAAGCTTTTTGCTGGTGGGTGGAGGCTTGTTATTTACTAATATCAACACGGCTACCATTATTGGCGAAAACGAACTTACGTATACCCACAACATGTCGGTAATGGCCTGGGGAATGACATCGGTACTGGCCATGCTGCTGGTTTCTGAATTTTTGATGCCGATGTATCTTAAACTGGGCATAGCCACCACACCTGATTATCTTATAGCCAGGTATAGCCCCGGAATAGGAAAATTGGTTTCCTTTATTTTTTTGATCAGCTATATCATTAATTTGTTACCATCTGTATTGTATAGCGGGGCGGTTGCATTTAACGGGTTATTTCATTTTTCGGAGATCTGGCATACAGATTACTGGACAACTATTTGGATACTCATCTGGGTCATGGGAACTGTTGGTTGCCTCTACTCTTTGCTAGGGGGATTAAAAGCTATTTCTATTTCGGATACCCTACTGGGTCTGGGTATTTTTGCTGGCGGGCTTTTACTACCTTTCTTCGGTCTCAGGTATCTTGGACAAGGTAGTATCATGCAAGGTTTACATATCCTGTTGCATACTCATCAGGAACATCTGAACAGTATAGGTTCCAAATCTGATCCTATTCCCTTTGCTACCCTGTTTACCGGTATGCTTTTGGTGAACTTGTATTATTGGGGCACCGAGCAATATATAGTTCAGCAGGTTCTGGCTTCAAAAGATCTTAAAAGCTGCCAAAAAGGTATAGCAGTAGCCTGTTTAGGCAAATTGATATCGCCATTACTTTTAAATGTACCCGGCTTAATTGCAGTACATATATTTACGCATCTGGATAATTCGGCCGAGGTATTTCCCAAGCTGGATAGTTTGGTATCGCCTCCTTTTATAGCAGGATATATAGCGGCTATTATTTTTGGTGCTGCACTTACCACTTTCAACGCGGGTTTAAACAGCTCAAGCACCTTATTTGTACTAAACATCTATAAGCCCTGGATGGAAAAGCGCTCCAGGCAAACTACCGAAAAAAGCATGATCAGCATAGCTAAGAGGTTTGAGATCATCATTTGCTTAACAGCCATGTTCATAGCCCCTTTCATTATTTTTGTTAAGAATGGTTTTTATACCTATGTACAAATTGTCAATGGTTTTTTCAATGTGCCCATTTTTACCATCATGTTTATGGGCTTTGTAACTAAAAGAGTCCCGGCTATAGCTGCCAAAATAGGTTTGTTATTTTTTATAGTTGCCTATGGTCTTACTCAATTGGTATTTGATATGCACATTCATTTCCTGCACATTCTGGCTATATTATTTGTAATAACCTGCGGACTCATGCTGGTTATAGGTAAACTTTATCCCATGCCTGTACCCTACCGGCAAAAGCTTAATAATGTAGTAGATATGAAACCCTGGGAGAACCGGCACATCTATAGCGGAATACTATTATTGCTGATGGTGCTGATGTTTATTTTATTTTCTCCGTTTGTACTTGCAAAATAA
- a CDS encoding winged helix-turn-helix domain-containing protein, with the protein MDRIFQEIKKLTDIPSYSKHDRFVQGIINAINEKAIAQDEMLPSVNRLIKELGFSRETIIKGYKDLISRGIVESKNRLGYFVGNGNTEQTLNVALLMYNLDTFEEQFYRNFRHELGQNIRLNPYFHHGDIEIFETILTQIKGKYGMYVIAPIPHPKTKELLDTIPRNKFLMFDRYEPLEGDFNHITQEFGQSSYKIFSQLAPKISRFDEMIFYHSPTSLDPKEMVKSFKKFLKDFNIKGRIVNEYTPGTVEKGKVYFTLDNFALWQIMRDCNSQKLIPGKDLGILSHNDEPAKEIIGITTFSADFSNMGKLAGQAILNKEKISLTVPMILSERNTL; encoded by the coding sequence ATGGATAGAATTTTTCAAGAAATAAAAAAGCTCACCGATATACCATCTTATTCAAAACATGACCGGTTTGTACAGGGAATCATCAATGCCATTAACGAAAAAGCTATTGCGCAGGATGAGATGCTACCCTCGGTAAACAGATTGATCAAAGAGTTAGGTTTCTCCAGGGAAACGATTATTAAAGGCTATAAAGATCTGATTAGTCGCGGTATTGTAGAATCTAAAAACAGATTAGGATACTTTGTGGGCAATGGCAATACGGAGCAGACACTGAATGTGGCGTTACTCATGTATAACCTGGATACTTTTGAAGAGCAATTTTATCGTAATTTCCGTCATGAGCTGGGCCAAAACATTCGCCTAAATCCGTATTTTCATCATGGTGATATCGAGATATTTGAAACTATCCTCACCCAGATCAAAGGAAAATATGGGATGTATGTGATAGCACCTATCCCCCATCCCAAAACCAAAGAGTTGCTGGATACTATCCCACGTAACAAGTTCCTGATGTTTGACCGTTACGAACCGCTGGAAGGCGATTTTAACCATATAACCCAGGAGTTTGGTCAATCATCCTATAAGATCTTTTCGCAGCTAGCGCCTAAAATAAGCCGGTTTGATGAAATGATATTCTATCACTCACCTACCTCATTGGATCCTAAGGAGATGGTTAAGTCTTTCAAAAAATTCCTGAAGGATTTTAATATCAAGGGCCGTATCGTAAATGAATATACACCCGGTACCGTGGAAAAAGGAAAGGTTTATTTTACGTTGGACAACTTTGCACTTTGGCAGATCATGCGCGATTGTAATAGTCAAAAACTAATCCCCGGGAAAGATCTGGGTATACTATCCCACAACGATGAACCGGCTAAAGAGATCATAGGGATCACTACTTTCTCTGCCGATTTTTCGAATATGGGAAAACTGGCTGGACAAGCGATATTGAATAAAGAAAAGATCAGTTTAACGGTTCCGATGATTTTATCTGAACGGAATACACTTTAA